AACGGCGGCGGGTCAGAGCTGCAGTTTAACGGGGCATTGTGGGGATGGAATTTCGGATTCGGGTCGGCCGCATCCGGACACCGACTCCATGCGTCCCATCAGATGATTCATCAGCAGAACGCACTGATTCCCAGACAGGTGACAGACAATACCGGTGCAACCCTGCCCTGCTTTGCCTGCGGAGATCTGGTATCCGACTTTATCTGGGCGTTTGAAAAAATTCATGGCAGACCTTTTTTTGATGCCTATATTGATGCCATGACAAACAACGGCCGCACGGACGCAAACCCTAAGGAAGAATCATCCTTGATCATCCATGAAGATGATCATGTCATTTTGTTTGTTCCCAAGGCCCAGGTAAGCGAATGGGAACTGCAGGTCATGACCCGTTCCCGGGTTCCCCATGTGCTGGCAGCGGATACCAAGGTGAGAGACGCGCTGGATCGGGCCATTTTAAAAGCGGTGCAGTTACTGGAAACCTTAGGCGCGCAGATGGTGACAGGCATTGAACTGTCCGCACGGTTTGATACATCTGTTCCGGACCAGCATATGATCTACAGCTTTATCCCCAGGATGCCTTATGCCCCGCCTACTTTTTCCGAAGCCCAGCTGCGGTGGATCGCAGGGGTGTATCCGGAAGACCTGGCCCGAGCCTGCCGCAGCATCCTGACCTGAAAAAACAGACAAGGAGGCCGCCGTGATTCTTCATGATTTCACCTATGAATGGGATGGAAAAAGCGCCACGGGTAAAAAACCGATTTCCTGGTGGCCCGGGTGTTACCGGGTGAGAATCATCCGGCTGGGGCACGAAGATGACCCGGTCAAATACCTGATTCCCGTTGCCGTGGTGTTCAAGCCGGTCAAGACAACGGCCGTGATGAACACCTCTCTGGAAAACTATATTCACTATTTTGCCGGGGAGATCAGCCGGAAATACCAGCTGGACCCGGCCAGGGTGTTGTGGATCAACTTAGGAGACCCGGTGCGGGTGGCCCTGTTGAAACCGGAAAGAAAACTGTCGGACGAGACGTTTTATTCAATTTCATGGCGGCCGGTCCGGCCCAATGAAATGGCTGCCATCGAGCCGGACCTCACCGATTTTTAACTACACCACCCCCTGATCCATCATGGCTTCCGCCACCTTGACGAATCCGGCGATATTGGCACCGTTCACATAATTACCCGGCGTGCCGTATTCTTCAGACGCTACCAGACATTCCCGGTGAATGTGCTGCATGATTTTTCTGAGCCGTTCTTCCACTTCCTGGCTGTTCCATTTGATGCGCATGGCATTCTGGGCCATTTCCAGGCCGGAAACCGCCACACCGCCGGCATTGGCTGCCTTACCCGGGGCGAACAAAATTTTATGGTCCAGAAAAATATCAATGCCTTCCAGGGTTGTGGGCATGTTGGCCCCTTCACAGACCACCTGGACCCCGTTGTTGACCAGATTCCGGGCATCGAGTTCATTGATTTCGTTCTGGGTGGCAGAGGGAAACGCGCAGTCCGCCCTGTGATTCCACAACGGACTGTGATCCGCCGCCGGATCGAATTCCATGTACACGGCTTCCGGATATTTTTCAGCATATTCCCGGATGCGCCCTCGTTTCAAGTTTTTGAGATACTTGACATAGACCAGCTTATCGAGATCGATCCCTTTTTCATCATAGATATATCCCGTGGAATCCGACAGTGTCACCACGTTGCCGCCCAGTTGAATAATTTTTTCCGTGGTATACTGGGCCACGTTTCCGGAACCCGATACCAGACAGATCTTGTCTTTGAGCGTCTGATGCCGGGTGGTCAGCATTTCCTGGGCAAAATACACGGAGCCGTATCCCGTGGCTTCGGGCCGGATCAGGCTACCGCCCCAGTTCAGGCTTTTGCCCGTGAGCATGCCCGTGAACTCGTTTTTCAACTTTTTGTACATACCGAACATGTAGCCGATCTCCCGGCCCCCGACCCCGATATCTCCGGCCGGCACATCCCTGTCCGCGCCCAGGTGCCGGAACAGTTCCGACATAAAGCTCTGGCAGAACCGCATCACTTCATTGTCGGACTTGCCTTTGGGATCAAAATCCGCCCCGCCTTTGGCCCCGCCCATGGGCAGGGTGGTCAAGGCATTCTTGAACACCTGTTCAAAGGCCAGAAATTTGAGAATGGACAGATTCACGGAAGGATGAAACCTTAAGCCGCCTTTATACGGACCGATGGCGGAGTTCATTTCAACCCGGAATCCCCGGTTCACCTGGACCCGGCCCTGGTCATCCACCC
The window above is part of the Desulfotignum phosphitoxidans DSM 13687 genome. Proteins encoded here:
- the gdhA gene encoding NADP-specific glutamate dehydrogenase, with amino-acid sequence MTTIMDIISGRDPHETEFHQAVTEVVGSVKLVLDKNPEYRHARIVERMVEPERIIQFRVPWVDDQGRVQVNRGFRVEMNSAIGPYKGGLRFHPSVNLSILKFLAFEQVFKNALTTLPMGGAKGGADFDPKGKSDNEVMRFCQSFMSELFRHLGADRDVPAGDIGVGGREIGYMFGMYKKLKNEFTGMLTGKSLNWGGSLIRPEATGYGSVYFAQEMLTTRHQTLKDKICLVSGSGNVAQYTTEKIIQLGGNVVTLSDSTGYIYDEKGIDLDKLVYVKYLKNLKRGRIREYAEKYPEAVYMEFDPAADHSPLWNHRADCAFPSATQNEINELDARNLVNNGVQVVCEGANMPTTLEGIDIFLDHKILFAPGKAANAGGVAVSGLEMAQNAMRIKWNSQEVEERLRKIMQHIHRECLVASEEYGTPGNYVNGANIAGFVKVAEAMMDQGVV